Proteins from a genomic interval of Rhodothermus marinus:
- a CDS encoding endonuclease/exonuclease/phosphatase family protein, with amino-acid sequence MLRRLTPLLLTIFLLVPACRQTEPEPEIVEYPREGLFVPEPPPEYRAEGIRIATLNTFFLFDGYGDEGQADFPHKGNPEAARRHRARIAQVLRMIDADLVVLQEVENEEVLRRMVTEDLPDLNYEVHFVQGHDTFTGQDVAVLSRLPVEKIGRTEERVPVEGTDDTYGVSKNIWVRLYLGDLPATIIGVHFLAQPDDSRRKPRREAQAEVIRRLVERELAAGRAVAVLGDFNDYDDAIPDLNGHRPITRTLALVKAAGPGPDDDLYNVMAEVPQHDRFTVFYDADEDWQVEWPELAAIDHVLLSPRLRARLREVHYVQAYDPRTVTDHFPIVVILAPR; translated from the coding sequence ATGCTGCGCCGTCTGACGCCCCTTTTGCTGACCATCTTCCTGCTGGTTCCTGCCTGTCGGCAGACCGAGCCGGAACCGGAAATCGTCGAATATCCGCGCGAAGGACTTTTCGTGCCCGAACCGCCCCCCGAGTATCGGGCCGAGGGCATCCGGATCGCGACGCTCAACACGTTCTTCCTGTTCGACGGCTACGGCGACGAAGGCCAGGCCGATTTTCCGCACAAGGGCAATCCCGAAGCGGCCCGTCGCCATCGCGCACGCATTGCACAGGTACTGCGCATGATCGACGCGGACCTTGTCGTCCTCCAGGAGGTGGAAAACGAAGAGGTGCTCCGGCGCATGGTGACCGAGGACCTGCCCGATCTGAACTATGAGGTCCATTTCGTGCAGGGACACGATACGTTCACCGGCCAGGATGTGGCCGTGCTGTCCCGCCTTCCGGTCGAAAAGATCGGCCGCACCGAGGAGCGCGTGCCGGTAGAAGGGACCGACGACACCTACGGCGTAAGCAAAAACATCTGGGTACGTCTCTACCTGGGCGATCTGCCCGCTACGATCATCGGCGTGCACTTTCTGGCGCAGCCAGACGACTCGCGTCGCAAGCCCCGCCGCGAAGCCCAGGCCGAGGTCATCCGCCGACTGGTCGAACGCGAACTGGCCGCCGGACGCGCCGTGGCTGTGCTCGGCGACTTCAACGACTACGACGACGCAATCCCTGACCTGAACGGCCACCGGCCGATCACCCGCACGCTGGCGCTGGTCAAAGCGGCCGGACCGGGACCCGACGACGACCTTTACAACGTGATGGCCGAAGTGCCCCAGCACGATCGTTTCACCGTCTTCTACGACGCCGACGAGGACTGGCAGGTGGAATGGCCAGAGCTGGCCGCCATCGACCACGTGCTGCTTTCGCCCCGGCTTCGTGCCCGCCTGCGCGAGGTACACTATGTGCAGGCCTACGACCCGCGCACCGTCACCGACCATTTTCCCATAGTGGTCATACTGGCCCCCCGCTGA
- a CDS encoding cell wall hydrolase produces MRSRRTAGLLLLALLLLMTGVLALHTDRLLGDTSPRVEDTAQVYIELDSLQTVRAHLVRLGARRLPPVPPEAIDSETLWLARVIYSETKRPEEMELVAWVVRNRVETRFRGKATYRDVVLDPFQFSAFIPYNPRRQYYMRLTPHSRAPGWQQALSIAYYVRFADTTHRPFSIRTRHFYSEQSMTGRLLPVWAEGVHPVQPMRYRVDAQRFRFYEDIS; encoded by the coding sequence ATGAGAAGCAGGCGAACAGCAGGTTTATTGCTGCTGGCGCTGCTCCTGCTGATGACCGGCGTTCTGGCGTTACATACGGATCGGTTGTTGGGTGACACCTCCCCCAGGGTTGAGGATACAGCGCAGGTGTACATAGAACTGGACTCGCTACAGACGGTACGGGCGCACCTGGTTCGGCTGGGTGCGCGTCGGCTGCCGCCGGTGCCGCCTGAAGCAATCGACTCAGAGACACTCTGGCTGGCACGGGTCATCTACTCCGAGACGAAGCGTCCCGAGGAGATGGAACTGGTGGCCTGGGTGGTCCGGAACCGCGTCGAGACGCGGTTCCGCGGCAAGGCCACCTACCGGGACGTGGTGCTCGATCCGTTCCAGTTCAGTGCCTTCATTCCCTACAACCCGCGCCGGCAGTATTACATGCGCCTGACGCCCCATTCCAGGGCGCCCGGCTGGCAGCAGGCGCTCAGCATCGCCTACTACGTACGCTTTGCGGATACAACGCATCGGCCGTTTTCCATCCGCACGCGCCATTTTTACAGCGAGCAGTCTATGACCGGCCGCCTGCTGCCCGTCTGGGCCGAAGGTGTCCATCCCGTACAACCCATGCGCTACCGGGTGGACGCACAGCGCTTCCGGTTTTACGAAGATATCTCCTGA
- a CDS encoding TolB family protein — protein MRALLLGGWLLIVVNAQAQPLGPFEAHGDVGEVKRPGTVAYDPEEQVFVVAGSGANMWGDRDAFHFLWRRMTGRFMLQARGHFLGEGVDPHRKMGWIIRAGLGPDDPYVDIAIHGDGLAAVQFRRVRGGPTEEIRFAVKGPDVFQLERDGDRYVASVARFGEPFVQQELSGLALGDTVYAGLFVCAHNDTVLERALFDNVRLIVPAPEDFVPYQDYIGSLLEVLDVETGRRKVLYTSEASIQAPNWTPDGRALIYNQDGLLYRFDLATRRPSVIPTGFATQNNNDHVLSPDGRWLGLSHHAPEYGGRSIIYVVPIEGGTPRQVTPTGPSYLHGWSPDGRYLVYTAERDGDYDIYRIPVEGGEEVRLTDTPGLDDGPEYSPDGRYIYFNSVRSGTMQIWRMRPDGTEPEQFTDDAFNNWFPHVSPDGRWVLFLSYLPDVDPSDHPFYRPVYLRMMPAAGGSPRVVAYLYGGQGTLNVNSWAPDSRHAAFVSNSDRLRP, from the coding sequence ATGCGGGCATTGCTACTGGGAGGCTGGCTGCTGATTGTTGTGAACGCACAGGCGCAACCGCTGGGACCGTTCGAAGCCCATGGCGATGTCGGCGAAGTAAAGCGACCGGGAACGGTCGCCTATGACCCTGAGGAGCAGGTTTTTGTGGTGGCCGGCTCGGGTGCCAACATGTGGGGCGATCGGGATGCATTCCACTTTCTCTGGCGGCGCATGACGGGCCGCTTCATGCTGCAGGCGCGCGGCCACTTCCTCGGGGAAGGGGTGGATCCGCACCGCAAGATGGGCTGGATCATCCGGGCCGGACTGGGGCCGGACGATCCCTACGTGGACATTGCCATTCACGGCGACGGACTGGCTGCGGTGCAGTTCCGCCGCGTCCGCGGTGGTCCCACCGAAGAGATTCGCTTTGCCGTGAAGGGACCGGACGTTTTTCAGCTGGAACGCGACGGGGATCGCTACGTCGCCTCGGTCGCCCGTTTTGGCGAACCGTTCGTTCAGCAGGAACTGAGTGGCTTGGCGCTGGGCGATACCGTCTATGCCGGTTTGTTCGTCTGTGCGCACAACGATACGGTACTGGAGCGGGCCCTGTTCGATAACGTCCGACTGATCGTGCCGGCCCCTGAAGACTTCGTGCCCTACCAGGACTACATCGGCAGCCTGCTGGAAGTGCTGGACGTGGAGACCGGCCGCCGCAAGGTGCTCTACACCAGTGAGGCGTCCATCCAGGCGCCCAACTGGACGCCGGACGGACGCGCCCTCATTTACAACCAGGACGGTCTGCTCTACCGGTTCGATCTGGCCACACGAAGGCCTTCGGTGATTCCGACCGGCTTTGCCACCCAGAACAACAACGACCACGTGCTTTCACCGGACGGTCGCTGGCTGGGACTGAGTCATCATGCCCCGGAGTACGGTGGGCGTTCCATCATCTACGTGGTGCCGATCGAAGGCGGCACGCCCCGTCAGGTAACGCCCACCGGTCCGTCGTACCTGCATGGCTGGTCTCCGGACGGCCGCTATCTGGTCTACACGGCCGAACGCGACGGTGACTACGACATCTACCGCATCCCGGTAGAAGGTGGCGAGGAGGTACGGCTGACGGACACACCCGGGCTGGACGACGGGCCGGAGTACTCGCCGGATGGCCGGTATATCTACTTCAACTCGGTGCGGAGCGGCACCATGCAGATCTGGCGTATGCGGCCGGACGGGACCGAGCCCGAACAGTTTACGGATGACGCGTTCAACAACTGGTTTCCACATGTTTCTCCGGACGGCCGCTGGGTGCTGTTTCTCTCGTACCTGCCGGACGTCGATCCGAGCGATCATCCATTCTACCGGCCGGTGTACCTGCGCATGATGCCGGCAGCGGGCGGTTCCCCGCGCGTCGTGGCTTATCTCTACGGTGGGCAGGGTACGCTGAACGTGAACAGCTGGGCGCCGGACAGCCGCCATGCCGCCTTTGTAAGCAACAGCGACAGGTTGCGGCCCTGA
- a CDS encoding 4-phosphoerythronate dehydrogenase: MLLHPGLQRPLRIVADENIPFAREAFRGFGVVRPLPADQITPATVRNCDVLLVRSVTRVDAALLEGSRVQFVGSATSGIDHVDLAYLQKRGIAFAHAPGANADAVVEYVLAALLELAVRRNVSLRGRVVGIVGCGHIGGRLARRLPTLGLEVLCCDPPLAEQTGRTDFVPLETILAEADIVTLHVPLTRTGPHATYHLIDAAALARLRPSAWLLNTSRGAVVDGRALLEARKQGRPEAVVLDVWEGEPAPDPELVAHVDIATPHIAGHSYDGKVRATLMLAEALARHLNLPLRADDSELLQPQPGDRLDLIPPDYRLPETQWLAELVRQMYDIAADDARFRIVMQNGTPERRAERFLELRRTYPRRRSFSVHRIDRAFVPDSLQEAVAVGLGVQLVAAETMAQ, encoded by the coding sequence ATGTTGCTGCACCCCGGGCTGCAGCGCCCCCTGCGCATCGTTGCCGACGAGAACATCCCCTTTGCACGTGAAGCTTTCAGGGGGTTCGGGGTCGTGCGGCCGTTGCCCGCTGATCAGATCACGCCGGCTACAGTGCGCAATTGCGACGTGCTGCTGGTGCGTAGCGTGACCCGCGTCGATGCGGCCCTGCTGGAAGGCAGTCGTGTGCAGTTCGTGGGCTCGGCCACCAGCGGGATCGATCACGTCGATCTGGCCTATCTGCAGAAGCGGGGTATTGCGTTTGCCCATGCGCCCGGTGCCAATGCAGATGCCGTCGTCGAGTACGTGCTGGCGGCGCTGCTGGAGCTGGCCGTGCGTCGAAACGTGTCGCTGCGGGGGCGGGTGGTCGGCATCGTCGGCTGTGGCCACATCGGGGGACGGCTGGCCCGACGGCTACCCACGCTGGGTCTGGAAGTGCTCTGCTGCGATCCGCCGCTGGCCGAACAGACCGGACGCACCGACTTCGTGCCGCTCGAGACCATCCTGGCCGAAGCCGACATTGTAACGCTGCACGTGCCGCTGACGCGCACCGGCCCGCATGCCACCTATCACCTGATCGACGCGGCGGCACTGGCCCGCCTGCGTCCTTCGGCCTGGCTGCTGAACACGTCGCGCGGGGCCGTCGTGGACGGAAGGGCTCTGCTGGAAGCCCGGAAACAGGGGCGTCCGGAGGCGGTCGTGCTGGACGTCTGGGAAGGCGAACCGGCGCCCGATCCGGAACTGGTCGCCCATGTGGACATCGCCACGCCACACATCGCCGGGCACTCTTACGACGGCAAGGTGCGGGCCACGCTCATGCTGGCCGAAGCGCTGGCCCGGCATCTGAACCTGCCGCTGCGGGCGGACGACAGCGAGCTGCTCCAGCCTCAGCCCGGCGATCGGCTGGACCTGATCCCGCCCGATTATCGGCTGCCTGAAACGCAATGGCTCGCCGAGCTGGTGCGCCAGATGTACGACATTGCCGCCGACGATGCCCGCTTTCGAATCGTCATGCAGAACGGCACGCCGGAGCGACGGGCCGAGCGCTTTCTGGAACTGCGCCGCACCTATCCCCGTCGCCGGAGCTTTTCGGTGCACCGGATCGACCGCGCCTTCGTCCCGGATTCGCTGCAGGAAGCTGTGGCGGTCGGGCTGGGCGTGCAGCTGGTCGCGGCGGAAACAATGGCTCAGTAG
- the era gene encoding GTPase Era, which produces MEPEKTPSQPSLLIDPSQLPPEHRSGYVAIVGKPNVGKSTLMNALLGHKLSIVTPKPQTTRHRILGILSGDTYQIVFLDTPGVLKKARYKLHEHMLRTVDRAVADADLVLFMAEATQKTPDTISLSHLGNRPAILALNKMDLVRNQEQVLPLVDAYMKQYPFEAVVPISALTGYNLDVLLKEIIHRLPPGPPFYPKDQLSEHPERFFVAEIIREKIFEQFREEIPYAAQVNIVDYKERPEGKDFIDAEIIVERPTQKAILIGKGGQALKRLGTAARQEIEAFLGRPVYLQLHVKVREDWRNRDRLLRSYGY; this is translated from the coding sequence ATGGAACCGGAAAAAACGCCATCACAACCCTCGCTGCTGATCGATCCCTCGCAGCTCCCGCCCGAACATCGGAGCGGCTACGTCGCCATCGTGGGTAAGCCCAACGTGGGCAAAAGCACGCTGATGAACGCCCTGCTGGGCCACAAGCTGTCGATCGTCACCCCCAAGCCGCAGACGACCCGCCATCGCATTCTGGGCATCCTCTCGGGCGACACCTACCAGATCGTCTTCCTGGACACGCCCGGCGTGCTCAAGAAGGCCCGCTATAAACTGCACGAGCACATGCTCCGCACCGTCGATCGGGCGGTGGCCGACGCCGATCTCGTCCTGTTCATGGCCGAGGCCACGCAGAAGACGCCCGATACGATCAGCCTGAGCCATCTGGGAAATCGTCCGGCCATTCTGGCCCTCAACAAAATGGACCTGGTGCGTAACCAGGAGCAGGTGCTGCCGCTCGTGGACGCCTACATGAAGCAGTATCCTTTCGAGGCGGTGGTGCCCATTTCAGCGCTGACCGGCTACAACCTGGATGTGTTGCTCAAGGAGATCATCCATCGCCTGCCGCCGGGTCCGCCGTTTTATCCTAAAGACCAGCTCAGCGAGCATCCCGAGCGCTTCTTCGTGGCCGAGATTATCCGGGAAAAAATCTTCGAGCAGTTCCGCGAAGAGATTCCCTATGCCGCGCAGGTCAACATCGTGGACTACAAAGAGCGGCCGGAAGGCAAGGATTTCATCGATGCGGAGATCATCGTCGAGCGCCCCACGCAGAAGGCCATTCTGATCGGCAAAGGCGGTCAGGCGCTCAAGCGGCTGGGTACGGCGGCCCGTCAGGAGATCGAGGCGTTTCTGGGGCGGCCGGTTTACCTGCAACTGCACGTCAAGGTGCGCGAGGACTGGCGCAACCGCGACCGACTGCTGCGCTCCTACGGCTACTGA